The region GAGCTAGCTCGGACCGCCCACCACGAGCTAGGTGCAGAGCGAGTTGACTAGAGGGCTAATCCTAAATCTCGCTTGATAGTCTCCGCAATATGTTGAGCGTGCGTGATGCTCGTCCTCCCTATAGAGCCACCTTGCATGAAACGTCTAACCTCTCTTTCGCCGAGAGCCATAAGGGCAAGTAGCGACGCGGGTTCGACGGCTTCATGTAAGACTCTAACTGTTGAAGTCCCATCTGACCTTACACCGCTCAACTGACAGACGCGCAAAGGGCAGGGGCAGCCGTAGCATTCTTCGTTGAAGTGGTTCATGGGTGGCATCTTCCTGCCTCTGGACCGACAACACTGATGTTCTATAAGGCCATGCGCTGCTAAACCGGATACTAGTTTAGTGCCCACACCAGCAGCGGGAGATGGCTCAATCCCTTGGCTTTCAAAAAAGGCAGCTGCACCATCGGTGGTTATCAGTGGCATATACATACTTCTGCGGACTTGAACGTACGCAAGGGCTGACGATGGGGGTGGCGGCACCTGATCTCGCCGAGCACGAATTATGCTCAGTCTCTCGATTGCCACTCGCGGGAGCCGTCGGCTAGGGGTGTTCCAAGAAGCCTCCCAGCTGTGTTCTATGCCGAGATCACATACGGCTTCTACCATAGCTTCTACTTTTTACGCTGGTACTCGCTACCGTCCGGCCGCCTCTCGAAAAAACCATGCTCGTATAGCTCGCGTCTAAGGAGTGGCCAGTCACCGAACGTATGCCATTCCTGGAGGATCTTGTCGACTTCTGATTCTCTGTAGGTCTTGTCGTGTTCGAATTTACTGGCAAGGTGAGACAGTACGGCTTGCCTTGGCTCCACCTTTTTAGGCAACTTGGTTACCCGACCACGCGAGTCGAGGTACTTACTGATGTCGTTAGAGGCTAATGCCATATCAAGAGTGTATCAGGTACGTGCATGCACTTGTCAAATGGCTTCATCTGCACCTAGCGTTACTTTATAAGTATTATGCATGGTACTACACTACATATGGTGCTATACGAGCATCTATACTCGCATAAATGCGGCCTAGTTGATATAATAAGTGCCAGTCTAAAACTACTGATCCGGGGGAACTATCCTATGAAAATGTCATTTAGCGGAGAAGCGTTCAGTCGTTACTTTATCTTCTTCATCGCCATCGTCTTTATCGTTGGGACAATAGGTTTCTATCTATATACTGTTTTCTCTAGTAATAACACGACGCCAACCAATTCGGCGGCTACATCTACCGCCCAACAGAATGCCCAAGCCTCCGAGCCTGTTAACAAAGCCTACATTATCAAAGGACCCGTATCTGCGCTCCAGTCAACTGATATTACCCAAGGTAATGGTGACGTTGTCAGCTCGAATGCTACTATTCTAGCTAGCTATGTCGGGGCACTTGCCAGTACTGGTCAGATCTTTGACCAGAGCAAGACGCCTGTACAATTCTCGCTCAGCTCTGTTATCAAAGGCTGGCAGCAGGGTATACCCGGCATGAAGGTTGGTGGCACACGTCGTCTTGTCATCCCATCATCACTTGGCTACGGCTCAGCCGGTACCCCGGATGGTTCTATCCCGCCAAACGCCGCCCTCGTCTTTGATGTGACTGTCACGAAGATCGTTTCAAACTGATAAACAACAAAAAGGAGAGATACCCCAATGGCTAAACGCGTAACAATCTATACAACCAACACGTGCGCCTACTGTGGCATGGTCAAGATGTGGCTGCAAGGCAAAGGTCAGACCTATGAAGAGGTTAATATCGATTCACAACCAGAGAAGAGGACGGAGATGATGAAATACACTATTCAAACAACCGTCCCACTGGTAGTCGTTCACGACGAATCTCAGCCCACAGTTGCACCGAAAATGATGCAAGGTTTTAATCTGGCCAAGCTGGCCGAGGCGATAGCTTAATGGCAAACGGTGTTCGAGATCTTGTTGTTGTCGGTGCCGGTCCATCGGCTCTGACGGCGGCGATCTATACGACCAGGGAGGATATCGATACACTCCTCATAGAAAAAGGCGTCATAGGTGGGCTGGCTGCAATAACTGACCAGATTGATAATTACCCCGGTTTTGCCAAGGGAGTGACTGGTCTTGAGTTAGCTGAGCAACTCCGACTGCAGGCCGTCCGTTTTGGTGCCCAGATCGATCTCGGAGAGGTTTCGGCCATCACTGAAGCAGGGGACCTAAAGAGACTGACGACAACCGAAGGCGACATTATGGCCAAGGCAGTCCTCATAGCCACTGGTACCGACTACAAAAGATTAGGTGTGCCGGGCGAGCAAGACTATTTTGGCCGCGGCGTTCACTACTGTGCGACGTGTGACGGAGCCTTTTACCGCGATAAGCGCTTAGTAGTCGTAGGGGGCGGTAACTCGGCTGTTCAAGAATCACTCTTTCTTACCACCTACGCAACCCATATCGATATGCTTGTCCGTAGTGAGCTGAAAGCTTCCGAAGTACTTCTTCACGAGCTAAAGCAGAACCCCAAGATTACTGTTCATCTCGGCACAACGACCGACGAGATTGTGGCCGAAAACGACAAGGTAACAAAAGTGATCGGTATGCATGATGGTAAAAAAGTGGAATTTCCGACTGATGGAGTCTTCGTCTTTGTTGGTTTGCTGCCAAACACTGGTTTCTTGAAAGGGACTAAAGTCAAGTTAGATGAACGTGGCTTTGTTGAGACTAACGACAGATTGGAGACGGGAATGCCTGGTGTCTTTGCGAGTGGTGACGTTCGCCACGGTGCTACGATGCAGATTGCTTCGGCCAGTGGTGAAGGTGCGACTGCAGCACTGATGATTCGTGAGTATCTCAAAGAGCATGCGAGACAGACTCAAAAAATT is a window of Candidatus Saccharimonadales bacterium DNA encoding:
- a CDS encoding DUF2087 domain-containing protein, with amino-acid sequence MALASNDISKYLDSRGRVTKLPKKVEPRQAVLSHLASKFEHDKTYRESEVDKILQEWHTFGDWPLLRRELYEHGFFERRPDGSEYQRKK
- a CDS encoding glutaredoxin family protein → MAKRVTIYTTNTCAYCGMVKMWLQGKGQTYEEVNIDSQPEKRTEMMKYTIQTTVPLVVVHDESQPTVAPKMMQGFNLAKLAEAIA
- a CDS encoding FAD-dependent oxidoreductase is translated as MANGVRDLVVVGAGPSALTAAIYTTREDIDTLLIEKGVIGGLAAITDQIDNYPGFAKGVTGLELAEQLRLQAVRFGAQIDLGEVSAITEAGDLKRLTTTEGDIMAKAVLIATGTDYKRLGVPGEQDYFGRGVHYCATCDGAFYRDKRLVVVGGGNSAVQESLFLTTYATHIDMLVRSELKASEVLLHELKQNPKITVHLGTTTDEIVAENDKVTKVIGMHDGKKVEFPTDGVFVFVGLLPNTGFLKGTKVKLDERGFVETNDRLETGMPGVFASGDVRHGATMQIASASGEGATAALMIREYLKEHARQTQKITV
- a CDS encoding FKBP-type peptidyl-prolyl cis-trans isomerase, which translates into the protein MSFSGEAFSRYFIFFIAIVFIVGTIGFYLYTVFSSNNTTPTNSAATSTAQQNAQASEPVNKAYIIKGPVSALQSTDITQGNGDVVSSNATILASYVGALASTGQIFDQSKTPVQFSLSSVIKGWQQGIPGMKVGGTRRLVIPSSLGYGSAGTPDGSIPPNAALVFDVTVTKIVSN